A window of the Elusimicrobiota bacterium genome harbors these coding sequences:
- a CDS encoding zf-HC2 domain-containing protein, whose amino-acid sequence MNCGAEMKREIMSLVLGELSAQRALAAERHLAGCRECAALRLALLEERSALAAAGAPLLSAGPAFAGAVVSAAVRGRVREKKMAFASALLAAGLAVFIIMAVPAHRVAVTAAGSAITPPLTDASYSVPDSGARASEFYYRLSGRDEFPPYEKAKNKEAL is encoded by the coding sequence ATGAACTGCGGCGCTGAAATGAAACGGGAAATTATGTCCCTTGTGCTGGGGGAACTTTCCGCGCAAAGGGCCCTGGCCGCGGAACGCCATCTTGCCGGCTGCCGGGAATGCGCGGCCCTGCGGCTGGCGCTCCTTGAGGAGCGTTCGGCACTTGCCGCCGCCGGCGCGCCTCTGCTTTCGGCCGGCCCGGCATTCGCCGGCGCGGTTGTCTCGGCCGCTGTCCGCGGCAGGGTGCGGGAGAAGAAAATGGCCTTCGCTTCAGCGCTGCTTGCCGCCGGATTGGCGGTCTTTATTATAATGGCTGTTCCTGCCCATCGGGTCGCCGTTACGGCGGCAGGCTCCGCCATCACCCCGCCGCTTACGGATGCTTCCTACAGCGTTCCGGACTCCGGGGCGCGGGCTTCTGAATTTTATTACAGGTTAAGCGGGAGGGATGAATTTCCTCCCTATGAAAAAGCGAAGAATAAGGAGGCGTTATGA
- a CDS encoding sigma-70 family RNA polymerase sigma factor, which yields MENVLDDKLINGTAADEDLIKAAGAGDASALGELVERYKDKVLSFMSWHFSLPREEALDMTQEVFLAVWKSAASYRRESLFSTWLFSLARNVGMTYFRHYLAKKTESVGLLFGNEEFENIPDAVPGILERLEAGERGAAVRAAVEKLPDKLKTVLLLREWEVLSYDQIASVTGIPVGTVRSRLHNAHALLLEYLSEDI from the coding sequence ATGGAAAATGTCTTGGACGACAAACTCATAAATGGGACGGCAGCTGACGAGGATCTTATAAAGGCCGCAGGCGCAGGCGACGCCTCCGCGCTGGGGGAGCTGGTAGAGCGTTATAAGGACAAGGTGTTAAGCTTCATGTCCTGGCATTTTTCACTGCCGCGCGAAGAGGCCCTTGATATGACGCAGGAGGTATTCCTCGCGGTCTGGAAAAGCGCGGCCTCTTACAGGAGAGAGTCGCTTTTCAGCACCTGGCTTTTTTCATTGGCGCGCAATGTCGGCATGACCTATTTTCGGCATTATCTGGCGAAAAAAACCGAAAGTGTCGGACTGCTTTTCGGCAATGAGGAATTTGAGAATATACCGGACGCCGTTCCGGGAATTCTGGAGCGGCTGGAAGCGGGGGAACGCGGGGCGGCGGTACGCGCGGCGGTGGAAAAGCTGCCGGATAAACTTAAAACCGTGCTGCTTCTCAGGGAGTGGGAGGTTCTGTCATACGATCAAATAGCCTCTGTGACCGGCATCCCCGTGGGCACGGTGCGTTCAAGGCTGCATAACGCCCATGCCCTGCTTCTTGAATATTTATCGGAGGATATATGA
- a CDS encoding ChaN family lipoprotein, giving the protein MLKLAIALFLSAAATARAGIPETLREPAFDRNNYYNLLMENLKNTEPAVPPPAPSPRTAPGFCVFNSLSGAPVGGPAAFQTLIQNSDAVFVGETHDQMADHLAQLEALKALYAARGGGIVVGFEMLNMTLQPVLDDYAAGRLTEEDFLLKADWKTEWGFDFNLYKPLFDFIRANRLKALALNLPKKVVSNIAHVGLEALTPEDKQYLPPDLKVTTNEAYIKYIRSSFEGHMADMFKFENYLAAMSAWNETMGARLAAFVNANPGFAALAVAGAGHVIYNAGIPESFKSRTAGLRLASFYPQDAAACPAAFPAQDAGLADYVWYLDHSPAQER; this is encoded by the coding sequence ATGTTAAAACTAGCGATAGCTCTGTTCCTCTCCGCCGCCGCAACAGCCCGCGCCGGAATACCTGAAACGCTGAGAGAGCCCGCTTTTGACCGGAACAACTACTACAACCTCCTGATGGAAAACCTGAAAAACACGGAGCCCGCGGTCCCGCCCCCCGCCCCTTCGCCGCGGACAGCCCCCGGCTTTTGCGTCTTCAACTCCCTCTCCGGCGCCCCCGTCGGCGGCCCCGCCGCTTTCCAAACCCTCATTCAGAACAGCGACGCCGTCTTCGTAGGAGAAACCCACGACCAGATGGCGGACCACCTTGCCCAGCTTGAAGCTTTAAAAGCCCTGTATGCCGCCCGCGGCGGCGGCATAGTGGTCGGCTTTGAAATGCTCAATATGACCCTTCAGCCCGTGCTGGACGACTACGCCGCAGGCCGCCTTACCGAAGAAGATTTTCTGCTGAAAGCCGACTGGAAAACGGAATGGGGGTTCGACTTCAACCTTTATAAGCCGCTGTTCGACTTTATCCGCGCCAACCGGCTGAAAGCCCTCGCCCTGAACCTGCCCAAAAAAGTAGTCTCAAACATAGCCCATGTCGGCCTGGAAGCTCTTACCCCCGAAGACAAACAGTACCTGCCCCCGGACCTTAAGGTAACCACCAACGAAGCCTACATAAAATATATCCGCAGCTCCTTTGAAGGCCACATGGCTGATATGTTTAAATTCGAAAACTATCTGGCCGCCATGTCCGCGTGGAACGAAACCATGGGCGCCCGCCTGGCCGCCTTCGTAAACGCCAACCCCGGCTTTGCCGCGTTGGCCGTAGCCGGAGCCGGCCACGTAATATACAACGCTGGCATCCCCGAATCCTTTAAATCCCGGACCGCCGGTCTGCGCCTGGCCTCTTTCTACCCCCAGGACGCCGCAGCCTGCCCCGCAGCCTTTCCAGCGCAGGATGCCGGCCTTGCCGACTATGTGTGGTACCTCGACCACAGCCCCGCACAAGAGCGATAA
- a CDS encoding aminotransferase class I/II-fold pyridoxal phosphate-dependent enzyme, with the protein MINLAAVNSKLLKAHYAVRGKIVVRANELEGRGKKIIYCNIGNPQALKQKPLTFVRQVLSLLEYPDMIALPETAKIFPADAIRRAKMIIDKNPGGTGAYTQSAGIPFIRKAVADFIHKRDGIPVDMNRILLTDGASKGVQAVLTMLTNRETDGYMIPIPQYPLYSATIELYGAKQINYFLDESNHWQLNEHELNRSFDEAKKNGINPVAIVVINPGNPTGAVLSMENIEMVVRFARKHKLSILADEVYQENIYAPGLKFYSFAKVMHDEGETDVTLFSFHSVSKGFLGECGHRGGYLEVRNMPDDVYAEMIKLQSIGLCANVDGQIVTYLMAAPPEKGSESYELYARERDAILSGLKEKAEILGRGLNEIEGMETYIPQGAMYAFVKFDLPHPEGVDPAKMTEEERSSYETARDSEYCLKLLEETGICVVPGSGFGQRPGTLHFRTTFLPPKDDIRALVENMKKFHASYVARLKGK; encoded by the coding sequence ATGATCAATCTTGCCGCCGTAAATTCAAAACTGCTTAAAGCACACTACGCCGTAAGGGGTAAAATAGTTGTCCGCGCCAATGAGCTGGAAGGGCGCGGGAAGAAGATAATTTACTGTAATATAGGCAATCCCCAGGCGCTGAAACAAAAGCCTCTCACGTTCGTGCGGCAGGTCCTCAGCCTGCTTGAGTATCCGGACATGATAGCCCTCCCCGAAACCGCGAAGATTTTCCCCGCCGACGCGATCAGGCGGGCAAAAATGATAATTGATAAAAATCCCGGCGGTACCGGGGCTTATACCCAGAGCGCGGGCATTCCGTTCATACGCAAAGCTGTCGCCGATTTTATCCATAAGCGCGACGGCATTCCCGTCGACATGAACCGGATACTTCTTACCGACGGCGCCAGCAAAGGCGTTCAGGCTGTGCTGACCATGCTGACGAACAGGGAGACGGACGGGTACATGATCCCCATCCCGCAGTATCCGCTCTACAGCGCGACTATCGAGCTGTACGGAGCGAAGCAGATAAACTATTTCCTCGATGAGAGCAACCACTGGCAGCTGAACGAGCATGAACTGAACAGGAGTTTTGACGAAGCTAAAAAGAACGGCATTAATCCCGTGGCGATCGTGGTAATAAATCCGGGCAACCCCACCGGCGCCGTGCTTTCCATGGAAAATATCGAGATGGTGGTCCGCTTCGCGAGAAAACACAAGCTTTCAATCCTTGCCGACGAAGTTTATCAGGAGAATATTTACGCGCCGGGGCTTAAGTTCTATTCGTTCGCCAAGGTGATGCATGATGAGGGCGAGACGGATGTGACGTTGTTCAGTTTTCATTCGGTTTCCAAGGGGTTCCTCGGCGAATGCGGGCACAGGGGCGGCTATCTTGAAGTCAGGAACATGCCCGACGACGTTTACGCGGAGATGATAAAATTGCAGTCTATCGGTCTGTGCGCCAATGTGGACGGGCAGATAGTCACTTACCTGATGGCGGCGCCGCCCGAAAAAGGCTCGGAGAGCTATGAGCTTTACGCGCGGGAGCGCGACGCTATACTCAGCGGCCTGAAGGAGAAGGCGGAGATACTCGGCCGCGGCTTAAATGAGATAGAGGGGATGGAAACTTATATTCCGCAGGGCGCGATGTACGCTTTTGTGAAGTTCGACCTCCCGCATCCGGAAGGCGTTGACCCGGCGAAGATGACGGAGGAGGAAAGGAGCAGCTATGAGACGGCAAGAGACTCGGAGTATTGCCTGAAACTGCTGGAAGAGACCGGGATCTGCGTGGTGCCGGGCTCGGGGTTCGGC